The stretch of DNA TCTTTCCTCAGAAAAGTGCCCTCTTGCCACTTCAGGTTAGGGTCTGCTACAAATTAATTTGCTGCAGACTTGAGAAACAAATCTCCCTGTTTTTAGAGTTTTGTGGGTTTCAGAGTTGGAGTTAGGGGCTGCAGGGGTAGGATGTATTGTGAAGCTGGGGTGCAGGTGAACAGATGGTGTGGGAGGCAGAGGGCTTCCGTTGCCACAGTCTTAAAGCACATGTGTACAGGCCACAGTGTGGAGGATCCAGGATTCTGGCTAAGCAGGCAGGTCTTGGGCTCTCCTCCAGTAGCAGCCACGGAGGATcagacaggtgtgaggtggcCAGGGTGGCCCTATTCACTCTGGATGCCAGACAAGGCTCCATCTTCCAGGCCCGTCTCCCCCCGGCAGCCCCTTTGAGGTTCTGTGGAAACCGCCCTTTCCTTTCTTCAGTTTACCTTTATTGTTCAGTTTGGTACCCATTTAGGGGGGAGTTGACCTACATGGAAAGAGGTCAGCTAATGTCACCTGTGAGGAGAGCAGGGGTACCAGGTGTGTTGGGCCGGCAAGATGAGCGCCCCGGGCTACTTTATTCTCGCTTAAGACCAGCCACGCTGCTGGCTTTTTCCTGCGGAAACACTTTAATGCCATCTCTGTGTGTGACACCGTGCACCTCTCCTCTCACGCCTCCTCAGGGTGACTCTGCAGTCATGAAGCCCAACCCCATCTGTCCAACACAGGTGCTCTTCTGtgttgtttccttcattttccatGCTGTTGTGACTTTTCTATCAAATCTCTcttttcataaacaaaaataatgtaagaGAGGAAATCAAGGATTTTAACAAGACCATGTAAATACTGGCTTTTGATTGTCATCACTTCAttcagggaacccagtgtggagGAGGCTGACAGTGTGGACCTAAAGGACCAGGCACACACCGCCGGCAGAAGCAGGTGGGCCAACTCAGCCATTCTTCACTCTAGGCCCCTGCTGCTCTGAACAATGTGGCCTTGGTGGAAGCATGGCCTGTCTGGAACGGCAGAAAACTTGGCGAGAACATGCCTTGTGCTGTCCTTTGTTCTTGCCTCAGTGACCTCCTGGGGAAGACAGTGAGAAAGTGCTGTGCCTCCAGGGCATGCACTGTTGGCCATCTGTCAGGTGGCTCCGCAGTGGACGTTGACCGTGGCCCCAAGACTGGTGCTCAGAGTGGCCACAATCAGAGGAGTCGGCTCTCTATGCCATCACCTGCTGGACCCCCACTTGGTCTGGGGAGCAGCTCTGGTGCCCACAGTGTATTTTCTTTATCAGCCGCCGGAGTTTGCCGGGGAAGTTTCTGTTGATGTAGCGGTAAAGAAGCGGCATCACAGAGCTACTAGAGAATGCCAAGAATCTTGACACATCCTTAGCAAAGAGCAGAATCCCCAGGTAGCGCCCATCCATGGGCTTCCCCCGCAAGGCAAGCAATGTGTGCGCCAGGAGGGTCAGGTAGTGAGGCGTCCACAGCCCAAACTGTGTGCACACGGTGGCCACCAGAAGCCTGTGCACCGAGGGGTCCAGCCTCCCCGCATCCTGGTCAAGGGGTGTGTCCTCCTTCCGGATCCTTGAGATGAGTGCTAGTGCGTAGAGCACGGCCAGGGTGGGGACCAAGTACCCGATGAACACCATGATGGCATCAGCAGCCTCTGTGTCCTGCATTTTGGAACACTCAACAACCCTGGCCGCCACGTGGCTGCAGATGTAGAATAGCAGGGAGGAGAAGCTGGTGAgcagggccccaccccagacaaaGCCGCACACGTGCCTGGTGTTGTAGACGCTGGACATGTAGGTGCGTGGCAGAGCGCGCTCGATGTAGTAGTCGAGGCTGAGCAGGGCTGTGGAGTACATGGTCACCAGGGAGGAGACGTTGAACAGCACCAGCAGTGTGATGTGTGCCTCACTGCTGAAGCCCCACAGGGCCCACCCAGAGGCAGTGGGGCCCAGCAGGTGCACGGGTGCCAGGGCGCTGAGCACCAGGCCCGCCACAGCCATGTTCACAAAGTAGACATCGGGCATGGTCATGCTGTTCTGGTCGTACAGGTTGACCAGGACAAGCAGGGCATTGTAGCCCAGGCCGATGGGGACGCCAACGACCAGGTAGAGCAGAGAGAAGATGGACAGAACCAAGTGGAAGTGCTGGCAGAGGAGCTGGTCCTCCAGGCTGCCTGTGCCATTGAGCGGGCCGCAGCTCCACATGACGGCAGTGGCGGCAGCGGGCTGGGCTGTGTGGGAGAGAGCAGCAGAAAGTTAGGGGTGTTCTTGAGCCAGAGCCCTGGGCTTGCAAACCCTCCGAAATGCAGAGGTGGTGCAGGAAGAAAGCCTTGCCCCTTGAACTCTCACAGGAACAGTCAGAGACTATGGGCCTTTTCAAAAATACTCTGTCCTGAGTGTTTTTTGTGAGTGCAAAGGTGCTGTCGTAAGGCTGTCTTCAGTCCAACAAGGTCACGATGCTGCAGTCATCGTAACGGCCGTGGCAAGTCTCCCTAAGCCTGTTTCTGAGAGTCTGAGCCATGGATGATTTTCCCAAGCTAGTACTGGGGGAGTTGTCCTGGCGTGCTTCATGCCTCCTGCAGGGCCCCGGCTTCTCTCCACTGGGAAGGGACACTGCAGGACCTCCCCCACTCCCGTCATGTCCTTGGCCCTTGAGCCCCAGGGACGTGAGGGCCCAGTCCTGACCCTTCCACCTGGGCTGCGTGGCTTTGAGCAAGTCCTCGTAACTCCCTGCTATTCAGCCTCTTCCTGAAAGTGGGGTTAGAAAGACAAGGTGCCCCTGGGGACGCTGGCAGGTCAGCCAGGGTGGCACCTGGACAGCACTAGGGGCTAAGATGTGTACTGACATGGGCCTTCCTATGACAGGGTGACCCTCCATAGCCTCCTGGGTAAGAATAGCAGCCTCTGCCGAGCAGGCAGGCCACAACCTGGCCCAGACGCTTCTTATAGTGCAAAGAAATTGCTTGCATGCCTTCCACACCTGTCTGTGATTTGGTGGTCAGTCCCGCCCTGTCTCCcatgccacccaggctgcaccatTATGATGCACCTCCAGCTCCATGAGCAGGCACGGGTACACACATGGGAGCAGATAGGCAGCTAGACAAACTGGCATGTGTGACTGAGGTGAGCCCTGAACTGAGCTGAGAGAGCACGAGGTGCTAAGCTGGCTGGTAGGAGGCTGGAAGTGGGGGTGGGTGCCACAGGCTGAGATACTCATACCTTCGTCTCCACAGGGCCATCACAGTCCCAGTGAGGGCACATCCGTGAGAACCCTCATGTAGCCTGGGATTCCTCGGGGAGGAGGGCATGCTCCCATTGGGGAGCTCTACCCTGCCAAGATGTCCAGGCCAAGAGAGACAGTCAGGGGTAGGCCACTGGCCCTAGTACCCCCACCCAGCCTGAGAGGCAGCGCCCCGGCGGAATGCAACCAAGTGTCCTGTGTCCTAGTGCATGGGAGGCCTGGGTACACAGCTGGCCATGAGAACCCATAATGTGAAGAAAAAACACCGTTCACAAATGTCAATTCTTTGGAGGAAAACCTTACATTCAAAACATAGTTTGGTCCAACCTGATCTTCCACTCTTACAATAAGAAATTCTCTTGGGTAAGCACATGCAAAGCAAACATTTGTTTCCCAGGCTTTGGACAGGGATCTGCCAGCCCTGCTGCCCGTGACAGGGCTCGGAGGTCTGGCCCTGCTGCTGTGCTGCAGGCCGGACGGAGCCTGGCATGGAAACAAGGGGGTGACATCGAGAAAGAGCAGTGTGACCCACTGGTCTGCCTTGCCCTGCCACgcctgggccacaggggctgcagGACGGTtagcactgaacaaaatgaaggGAGGTTGGGGCCCTCACACAGGACTGTATCTGCATTCAAGCCCAGCATCAGATTACCATGGGCAGGTGGGCCATGCAGACAGCAGGGACATCGAGTCAGCAGGGATGTTCTGCAATCTTCATGAATGCCACCCAGCAGCCTGAGATGATGTATGTCGTGTGTCAGACGGTAGCGATGTCCAGGGTCAGGCTCGGCGCAGGGCTGGCCGGGCTCTGCCCACACGTACTGGTTACGTTACTTTTAGGAGAAGTGTTTACTGTCATCCACAGCATGGGCTAAAATCTAGGTCCTAAAATCTAGACAGGGCTCCTCAGCCTCTAGCCCTGGTGGGTGCTCTGCACCCCAGTGGCTGGATTCTGGGGGGAAAGGTGGGAGCCCCAGATGGATGGCATGCTCCTGGAACACCTGTGGGTCAACAGCCAAGGCACTGGTTCCTGCAGGAAGCTGGGGACGGGGTCCCTTTTATGTCCTCTTTTAGCTGATTACATGGCCGGTTTCcgctctccttctccttcctgaaTACCTACAGAGCTGGCTGTGGATGTTTAAATGTGGCCTCCATGCTGAACTATCACTCTGACAGtaacctgggggtgggggtgcagtgaGCAGGAGCCCATGGCTGCAGAGAGCTTGTCCGCCAGACTTCATGGGCCTTGGGCCTCAGGaaactacattcttttttttttttttttaatgttttttttttcctttttttttttttttttaaatttttatttatttatgatagtcacagagagagagagagagagagaggggcagagacacaggcagagggagaagcaggctccatgcaccgggagcccgacgtgggattcgatcctgggtctccaggatcgcgccctgggccaaaggcaggcgctaaaccgctgcgccacccagggatccccgaaactgTACATTCTTATGGCCACTGTGGACATCTTCCATCCCAGAGCATCTGTCTGTGCTGTGACCAGCCCACAGGCAGACCCTTCTGGTCTGGCCCTGCCAGGTTCACGTCCTGCACAAGGACCTGTAGGGTCAGCCTGAGATGTCCCACCTACTCTCACATCCAAGTCCCTTTCTTTCCTCATAAGAGGACAAAGACCTGCCCCAGAAAAGGGGAACTGCAGCCCCAGAAAAGGAAGGGCCCTCCACCATCATTAGGACAGGCATTGGCTCAAGTGGGGTGCTGGCCAGCAAGAAAGGTTGGCACGCACTCTGTGCCCAggccgggaccccaggatcacactcttcCTTAGGCCCTGTCACTTCCCTCCTTTTTCCCTGGCCACGGCCTGCCTCATGTCCCCTGGGGCCCCATGTCCCCTTACTGTCCCCTGGTACAGGCCTGGAGTGGCCTGCAGCAGTGCCGAGCCTCAGGCTGCTTACCTTTATCCCAAGCCCCACACTTCTCTGTGCCTGGACCGCAGACTCTGTCCATAAGCAACACTCTGTCCGTAAGCACAAACGCCAGAGAGGATCCTGTGTTTCTCTGCAaaccactcccaccccccacctcgtGTGCTTATCAGCGGCAGCCGCACGGCGCTGGCTTCCTGCGCGGGTGCGTGTGTGCAGTTAGTGCCCGGTGTGGAAGCACACCACTTGTTTTCCTCCAGTAAATCGCTCAGTTTCTGCCTCCCTTGGCAGGCACCGtggcccctccctctctctgtttacAGCCAGTTTCACAGAACCAGGCTTGTGCCTGGAAGGGCCAGCACCGTCGGATCAGGCTCCTGTCCTGTCGCTCTGGTTCCTTACTGTCTGCACCCCAGGCCTGCACCCAGTGACTGCCCAGGGTCCATGTGGCTGTTGCAAACACTCAGGGTGCAGAGCATGTGCACTTACGAGTTCCCCCTTTCCCTTGAGCAAGGAAACGGAGTGGCCACCGAGGACAGCACTATGGGCCTCATGGAGTCTCCGTGGAGCCGAGCTGTGGCTGCTCACCCTGGAACCTGGGCAGTGAGGGCGGGCATAGCCTCAGTGCCGGCAGGAAGGAAGGTGGGTATCTTCCTGGGGTCACTGGCCACGGTGGAGCTGCCGGCTTGTGTGCTGCTGGCTGTGTCCCCCCAGCCAAGGGCTCAGGAAGCCACTGCCCTGCTGCCCATGGCTGCCTCCTGGGGCCGTGGGAAGGACAGCTGGCAAGCGGCCGTGCTGGGCTAAGGGTGGCTCCATTCTTAGGAAATCATCACGTGGAGCACAGTCTGTTTAGAATTTCCTTCCTAGTTCTCGTGCTTGTGTGGCCCTGGCTCACGCTTTGGAGAGGGGCTGTCCCTGTGTGCCTTAACTGGGCTGATCTGTGGAGAGCAGGAGGTGACCATCAGTGCTGGGTCTTTGACTGAAACAGGCATGAGTTTCTATTTGCTGACAGCTAGTAAATACAGAATTTATCAACTTTATGTCTTAAGCCAGAGTTCAATTCTGTGTGTAGTTCTCCTGCGTCTCAAGTACCAGGATGATCATGATTCCAGACACAAACTGGTCGCTTTGTCAGCCTGACGATGACAAGCTTTATACTTTTGTTCGAGCATTCTTCTGGGGAGGCCAGTGATGGGTGTGTGGTATGAGCATTCATTTCTGTCTACAGGAGGAcagggctgaggggcagggggccaggCATAGGTCAGCCAAGTGCCTGCCCCAAGAAGGGCTCACCCACATCCTGTGCAAACAGAACACGAGTCCCTGTGAGCACCAGGGGTGGAGCCAGCCAAGCCCAGGGCTGTTGGGCACATGGCACAGGTGGATGGGAAGTACTCAGGACAGCACCCCCAGAACAGCCATGTGTAAGCAGGTCTGGCATGAGTACCAAGCGGTGGTCCTGTCTAAACCCGAGTCATAGGGCAGCTGTTAAAGCACGGCAGCTGGGTCCAGCAGCTGCTGACTCAGCATAGCTGAGGTGTTTCAGAGAACACgggtggggcgggggcgctgcTGGACACTCTGCACCTGGGAACCAGGCAGATGCCTCTGAACCCCCAAGCCTGCCCTCCTGGCCACAGAGGGCCTCTAGTGGGGGCTGGCCCAGGCCTGCCTTTCTCTGGTTCCCATTTCCTTGCGGTGACTCCACTTCCCTTTTGTGCACTCTGGTTCTGCAAGTCCAGGAACCTGGGAACAGAGACTTCCCCTCAGGCCATCTGGGGAGGAGGTGGACCTGGGAACAATGGTttggctccctctctccccccaggCCTCAGACCACCTTTCCAACTCCTGAGAAAGAGGAACTTGGAGCACAGCCGGGGGAGGCGGGTGGTTCCAGGAAGGCTCTCTCTCCAGGGCCACACTGGGCCAGCACTCAGCAGGGCCCGACTCCCTGCTCCACCCATTCTCAATTGGAAATCTGCCACATTCTTCCCAAAAGGCAGGATGGATAATTTAGCTTTCAGGGCCCTGTCACCTGCTGTGTTCCCTTGACTGAAGGGGTCAGGGTCATTGAGGACCCCAGTGGGCTTCTTATCCAGGCTGGCCTTACAAGCAGGCTAGGCCTGTCTCCACACCTCCTCCCTAGGACCCCTAGGCCCCTCCTTGACAGAgttccctgctgcctccctggctcctgggccTGCCTCCTTTTCCACGCACCCTAGAGCCCTTTCTAAAAGGGTCTGTTGGCAGAGCCGCCTGGCCCGCCTGCCTTTCCTGCCCCACTTTCTCCCACCTGACCAGCTTGCTCGGTGcagctcctctgccctcctctacTGGGCCTGCCTCCAGCTTCTTGATGCCAGACTTGCTACTGCTTTTCACACTTCCCAAAACCTCCTCCCAAATTCCTTTGGGACTGACTCCCCCATGACATCCACACAGGTTGCGTGTCAGCACCCACAGCAATGGCTCGGCTCACAGGCCTGCAGCAGACAGGACTGTACCTGGGGCCCCCATGGATTCCCACTCCTGCCAGCCCACTGTCTCAC from Vulpes vulpes isolate BD-2025 chromosome 3, VulVul3, whole genome shotgun sequence encodes:
- the GPR146 gene encoding probable G-protein coupled receptor 146 isoform X1 → MDRVCGPGTEKCGAWDKAQPAAATAVMWSCGPLNGTGSLEDQLLCQHFHLVLSIFSLLYLVVGVPIGLGYNALLVLVNLYDQNSMTMPDVYFVNMAVAGLVLSALAPVHLLGPTASGWALWGFSSEAHITLLVLFNVSSLVTMYSTALLSLDYYIERALPRTYMSSVYNTRHVCGFVWGGALLTSFSSLLFYICSHVAARVVECSKMQDTEAADAIMVFIGYLVPTLAVLYALALISRIRKEDTPLDQDAGRLDPSVHRLLVATVCTQFGLWTPHYLTLLAHTLLALRGKPMDGRYLGILLFAKDVSRFLAFSSSSVMPLLYRYINRNFPGKLRRLIKKIHCGHQSCSPDQVGVQQVMA
- the GPR146 gene encoding probable G-protein coupled receptor 146 isoform X2, with translation MWSCGPLNGTGSLEDQLLCQHFHLVLSIFSLLYLVVGVPIGLGYNALLVLVNLYDQNSMTMPDVYFVNMAVAGLVLSALAPVHLLGPTASGWALWGFSSEAHITLLVLFNVSSLVTMYSTALLSLDYYIERALPRTYMSSVYNTRHVCGFVWGGALLTSFSSLLFYICSHVAARVVECSKMQDTEAADAIMVFIGYLVPTLAVLYALALISRIRKEDTPLDQDAGRLDPSVHRLLVATVCTQFGLWTPHYLTLLAHTLLALRGKPMDGRYLGILLFAKDVSRFLAFSSSSVMPLLYRYINRNFPGKLRRLIKKIHCGHQSCSPDQVGVQQVMA